The region GCGGCGCCGCGCTCGCGCGCCTGTGGGCGCCCTGGCGCGGGCGCTACATTCGCGGCGCCGAGGCGATCGAGGGCTGCCTGTTCTGCGCCGTGCTGCGGACGCGAACCGATCGCGCCCACCTGGTGCTGGCGCGTCGGCCGGGAGCACTGCTGATGCTCAATCGCTACCCTTACAACCCCGCACACGTGATGGTCGCGGTCGGACGCCACGTCGGGACGGTCGCGGAGCTCACGCCCTCGGAGCGTTCCGACTGGCTCGATCTGACCGCACTCGCCGAGCGCGCGATCGCGAAGGAGTACCGGCCGCACGGCCTGAACTACGGAGCCAACGCCGGTCGCGTCGCGGGGGCGGGATTTCCGGATCACCTTCACCTGCACCTGGTGCCGCGCTGGAACGGCGATACCAACTTCATGCCGGTGATCGCCGAGACCAAGGTGCTGCCCGAATCGCTCGGCGAGACCTGGACGCGCTTGCGAGGCGCGATCGCGGGACTCGCGCCCCGTCGTGGCTAAGTCGCGCCTCGGCGAGC is a window of Candidatus Eisenbacteria bacterium DNA encoding:
- a CDS encoding HIT domain-containing protein, translated to MWAPWRGRYIRGAEAIEGCLFCAVLRTRTDRAHLVLARRPGALLMLNRYPYNPAHVMVAVGRHVGTVAELTPSERSDWLDLTALAERAIAKEYRPHGLNYGANAGRVAGAGFPDHLHLHLVPRWNGDTNFMPVIAETKVLPESLGETWTRLRGAIAGLAPRRG